GGTGTGGTCTGTCCCGGCCCGATCCCCAGCTCCTTTTTTATGCTGCCCAGCACGCCCTGCGCGTCCTTCATGTCGCAGGGCAGACAGCCGCACACCCTGATGATATTCCTGCCCGCGGCGGCTACCGGCAGGTAAGCGTAAAAAGTGGCCACGCCGTAGATCTCGTTCAACGGGAGTCCGGTCTTTTCAGCCACAGTCGTCATCACGGCCTGGGAGAGGTTGTCGTTTTTAGCCAGCTCCTGTTTGAGGACAGGCAGGAGTTCCGCACGGTTGACGGTAGAGGATTGTGTCACTTTTGCGGCAGCGCTCATCGTACTGCACCTCCCTTCACGGCTTTAAAACCGGGCGCGGCGCTCATCGCTCCGGTGGGGCAGTGCTCGATGCATATGCCGCAATCCCGGCAGGCTTCAGCCGTTAAGGCCTCATCGAATCCTGTGACCACCTTTGATTTGAAGCCGCGGTATCCGACGCTCAGTATATTCTTGTGAGCGATATCGGCGCAGGCCCGGACGCATTTGCGGCAGAGTATGCACTTGGAAAGGTTGCGCATGACGTAGGGATTGGAGTCCTCAATCGGGAAAAAGCGAGGAACCCTCACATTGAAACGCGGGGCGCCCACCTGGTAATCGGAGGCCAGATTATGCAGGGCGCAGTTCTCGGCATTGGTGTCGATCACGCAGTCGCCGGTATGGGCGGTGAGCAACAGCTCCACTATCACCCTGCGGGCCGCGACAACCCTGGGCGAGCCGGTGTGCACCACCATGCCGTTGGATACAGGGGTATGGCAGGCGCCCATCAATGTTCTCGAGCCCTCCACCTCAACCACGCAGACGCGGCAAACGCCGGTGGGGACCAGTCCTTTGATATGGCAGAGCGTGGGTATCGTTATGCCTTGTGCTGCGGCCGCCTCTAAAATTGTAATACCCTGGCGAACCTTCAGCCACTTCCCATCAATGCTGATATTCACATTACTCATCTGCAACCCCCAAATTGACTATGAAAAGAACTAATTAACAGCCCGGGATATTTCTATGTTTACAAAGTAAAGGTCAATTCACTGAATAAACGATCAAGGCATATAAGTCAGAAAATGCAGGGATCTGCGCAGACTATGAAATTTCACAACTACTACCCCCTGTTATATAAAATGAAACATATTCATTATAGTGTTTTTATCAGCTTTGTCAATAGGTTTTCTGATCTGTTGGATGCCGCAGGCCGGCCATGTTGTGCAGATTATCGGCATGGGCTTCCTTTGGCCTCTCAGATCTATAAGGCAGCTCATGAGTAAAATCCTGTAGCTCAGGTCTCTTTGTAATCTTTTAGCAGGGCGTTCTGGAGCAGTTTAACCAGCGTATCTTCGTAACGAGTTGGGTCCATATCCGACCAGGTAAAGCATATTTTAGAGATCCACTCCACCAGACCGCTAACCAGCTCAGCCAGCACTACCGTATTATAAGGGATCATCGAACCTTCTTCCATGCATTTATGAAACCAGGTCCTGAGTACGCTCAGGAGAACTCGGTCGGCCTCGAGCCAGGATGTTTTGCCATCTTCACTGCGGCGCTGATCGATGAGACGGACCAGGTCTGCATTCTCTGAAGCGTGCACAAATGCGGCATGCACGATA
This genomic window from Dehalococcoidia bacterium contains:
- a CDS encoding 2Fe-2S iron-sulfur cluster-binding protein, encoding MSNVNISIDGKWLKVRQGITILEAAAAQGITIPTLCHIKGLVPTGVCRVCVVEVEGSRTLMGACHTPVSNGMVVHTGSPRVVAARRVIVELLLTAHTGDCVIDTNAENCALHNLASDYQVGAPRFNVRVPRFFPIEDSNPYVMRNLSKCILCRKCVRACADIAHKNILSVGYRGFKSKVVTGFDEALTAEACRDCGICIEHCPTGAMSAAPGFKAVKGGAVR
- a CDS encoding NAD(P)H-dependent oxidoreductase subunit E codes for the protein MSAAAKVTQSSTVNRAELLPVLKQELAKNDNLSQAVMTTVAEKTGLPLNEIYGVATFYAYLPVAAAGRNIIRVCGCLPCDMKDAQGVLGSIKKELGIGPGQTTPDGKFTLEVVGCIGACDQAPAMLINDKLYGNLTSEGIAGILKSC
- a CDS encoding TetR/AcrR family transcriptional regulator, with amino-acid sequence MVRKTDPAKRDAIIFHARKLFKEKGVEGTTIPEIASAAGIATGTVYLYFKSKMEIVNALCEYYLRGHIQAINAELDSPTKKALKDIVHAAFVHASENADLVRLIDQRRSEDGKTSWLEADRVLLSVLRTWFHKCMEEGSMIPYNTVVLAELVSGLVEWISKICFTWSDMDPTRYEDTLVKLLQNALLKDYKET